The sequence below is a genomic window from Cellulosilyticum sp. I15G10I2.
GATAGCTAATTTTCCTGATGCAGCTATTTTACCTAAAGTCTTTGGGGTGCATATCGGGTGGATTATTGCACTGATCTTAGTAGTCGTTATTCATATCTTTATTCATTACACTAAAAAAGGTTATGAAATTGTAGTATTTGGAGAAAGTGAAAATACAGCAAGATATGCGGGGATGGATATTAAAAAGATTATACTTCTTGCAACTTTTCTAAGCGGTGGGATTGCAGGATGGGTAGGGATGATTCAATCCTCAGCAGTGAGTAATACACTTAATATGCAAATAGCAGGCGGTGTTGGCTACACGGCTATCATTGTTGCCTGGTTATCAGGACTTAGTGCGCCTTGGATGGTCGTAGTATCACTTCTTTTTGCGGCACTTACACAAGGTGGTTCATATATTCAAACAGCTTTTCAGATTCCACAGTCTGCATCAGATATTATCCAGGCACTTATTTTGTTCTGTGTACTTGGAAGTCAATTTTTCTTACAGTATAAAGTAGTGTTTGATCAAACTGTAAAAGCGAAGAAGGAAGATCAGCAAGGAGGCAAAGTGCATGGAAATTAGTCTGTTTTTATCCGCAGCAGTTATAGCAGGAACGCCTTTGTTATTTGCGACACTCGGAGGCATTTTAAATGAAAAAGTAGGTAATCTTAACCTAGGGGTAGAGGGGATGATGCTCATGGGTGCTATTGCCGGTTTTATGGTTGGTTTTACGACGAATAATGCACTGCTTGCACTGCTAGGTGCCGGTATGGTAGGCGCTTTAGGCGCACTTATATATGCTGTTTTAACAGTATCCTTGCATGCCAATCAAGTTGTTACAGGATTGTCCCTTACTATATTTGGTACTGGATTTTCTGGATTTTTAGGTCAGAAGATGGTTGGGCAAATTATTTCTGATAAGTTAAAATCAAGTTTATCACCTATTCGTATTCCTGTTCTTAGTGAGATTCCAATGATAGGAGAGGCGCTTTTTAATCAAAGTCCTTTTGTTTACTTTGGGTTTGTCAGTGCACTTTTGATATTTATCTACTTTATCTTTACAAGCTGGGGACTGAATGCACGCATGGTAGGCGAAAATCCAGCAGCAGCAGATGCAGCGGGGATCAATGTAAACTTATATAAGTATATACACGTTTTAGCAGGAGGCGCTTTTTGCGGACTAGGTGGAGCTTTCTTATCTTTAGTCTATGTTCCAGCGTGGCAAGAAGGCATTACAGCAGGAAGAGGCTGGATTGCGGTAGCACTTGTTATTTTTGCAGGGTGGAATCCACTAAAAGCTATTTTGGGAGGCTTTTTATTTGGAGGTTTAGATATTTTAGGTTTTAGACTGCAAGGCGCAGGGATGAATGTAAATCAATTTTTCCTGGATATGGTTCCTTACATTGTTACAAT
It includes:
- a CDS encoding ABC transporter permease; amino-acid sequence: MVRVRVVKAKESSRNKKILIQTMAIIAALLITGIFILTIGHNPINVYRSMIEGSFGSAYRMKETIIKAVPLLITALGIAVAFRMKFWNIGAEGQITMGAFGAAFIALNFGDLPKPIMLITMVLAAIICGGIWAFIPGYLKAKWSTNESIVTLMMNYIAIKWVVYLQYGPWKDKASLGFPKIANFPDAAILPKVFGVHIGWIIALILVVVIHIFIHYTKKGYEIVVFGESENTARYAGMDIKKIILLATFLSGGIAGWVGMIQSSAVSNTLNMQIAGGVGYTAIIVAWLSGLSAPWMVVVSLLFAALTQGGSYIQTAFQIPQSASDIIQALILFCVLGSQFFLQYKVVFDQTVKAKKEDQQGGKVHGN
- a CDS encoding ABC transporter permease; translation: MEISLFLSAAVIAGTPLLFATLGGILNEKVGNLNLGVEGMMLMGAIAGFMVGFTTNNALLALLGAGMVGALGALIYAVLTVSLHANQVVTGLSLTIFGTGFSGFLGQKMVGQIISDKLKSSLSPIRIPVLSEIPMIGEALFNQSPFVYFGFVSALLIFIYFIFTSWGLNARMVGENPAAADAAGINVNLYKYIHVLAGGAFCGLGGAFLSLVYVPAWQEGITAGRGWIAVALVIFAGWNPLKAILGGFLFGGLDILGFRLQGAGMNVNQFFLDMVPYIVTIVVLVIAGIKKNSLNAPPKGLGIAYFREER